In one Massilia endophytica genomic region, the following are encoded:
- a CDS encoding FAD:protein FMN transferase — MVNPIFSVAFQAMASRCEVRLAAVDEANAAALAQQAIDEARRIEAKYSRYRSDSVVGRINASAGRAAVECDAETMSLLDYADALFDASGGRFDITSGVLRRAWDFRRPVLPRQATLAPLLELVGWQRVERHDGAIFLPRAGMELDFGGFGKEYAADRAAEVLAGLGVQHGYVNLGGDMRFLGPRPDGEPWEIGIQDPRDSAGTAAGVPVRRGAIATSGDYERFIEVDGKRYCHILDPRSGMPVSYWRSVSVLGPLAIAAGSCSTIAMLLQEEGLDFLRQSGMAFLAIDADGRIHRHDGGATELH; from the coding sequence GTGGTAAATCCCATCTTCTCGGTGGCCTTCCAGGCCATGGCCAGCCGCTGCGAGGTGCGCCTCGCAGCGGTGGACGAGGCCAACGCCGCAGCCCTGGCGCAGCAGGCGATCGACGAAGCACGCCGCATCGAGGCCAAGTACTCGCGCTACCGCAGCGACAGCGTCGTTGGCCGCATCAATGCTTCGGCGGGCCGGGCGGCGGTGGAATGCGATGCCGAGACCATGTCCCTGCTCGACTATGCCGACGCGCTGTTCGACGCCAGCGGCGGCCGTTTCGACATCACCTCCGGTGTGCTGCGCCGAGCCTGGGACTTCCGCCGGCCCGTGCTGCCCCGGCAGGCGACCCTGGCGCCCCTGCTGGAACTGGTGGGCTGGCAGCGCGTGGAACGGCATGACGGCGCCATCTTCCTGCCGCGGGCCGGAATGGAACTCGACTTCGGCGGCTTCGGCAAGGAGTACGCGGCAGACCGCGCCGCCGAGGTGCTGGCTGGCCTGGGCGTGCAGCATGGCTATGTGAACCTGGGCGGCGACATGCGCTTTCTCGGTCCGCGGCCGGACGGCGAGCCCTGGGAGATCGGCATCCAGGACCCGCGCGACAGCGCCGGCACCGCTGCAGGCGTTCCGGTACGGCGCGGCGCCATCGCCACCAGCGGCGACTACGAGCGCTTCATCGAAGTGGATGGAAAGCGCTACTGCCACATCCTCGATCCGCGCAGCGGCATGCCTGTGAGCTACTGGCGCTCGGTCAGCGTGCTCGGCCCCCTTGCCATCGCGGCAGGCAGCTGCTCGACCATCGCCATGCTGCTGCAGGAGGAAGGCCTGGACTTCCTGCGGCAATCCGGCATGGCCTTCCTCGCCATCGATGCCGATGGCCGCATTCACCGCCACGACGGCGGTGCAACCGAATTGCATTGA
- a CDS encoding DUF4266 domain-containing protein encodes MRAAPRLAALCAIFSLAGCALPPVQPWEKGDLARSAMQLQGDTLEARFNEHIYASKEAASGGSSVGGGGCGCN; translated from the coding sequence ATGAGGGCCGCGCCGCGCCTGGCGGCGCTGTGCGCCATCTTCAGCCTCGCGGGCTGCGCGCTTCCGCCGGTTCAGCCCTGGGAAAAGGGCGACCTGGCGCGCAGCGCCATGCAGCTGCAGGGCGACACGCTGGAGGCGCGTTTCAACGAGCATATCTACGCCAGCAAGGAGGCCGCCTCCGGCGGCAGCAGCGTTGGCGGCGGCGGCTGCGGCTGCAATTGA
- a CDS encoding DUF3570 domain-containing protein produces MNETRQSPAAPGRASTILAAAMLLPGVGAVHAETAPERGAISVKYLYYKEDQRGLDRIGVRAPAVSVLAPIAGVWTVEAGVTADDVSGASPRYHTAVSGASRMSDDRKAGDVTVTRYFPQGTLSVGGAYSTEHDYDSRALSLQGTVSSEDKNTTWALGIGGADDSINPVNHMVVDEGRQTVNVLAGVTRVLTPRDVAQLTLTYASGHGYYSDPYKLADNRPRARDQAAMLARWNHQFESGDTGRLSYRYYRDSFGVRAHTLGAEYVHALAHGWTVTPSMRLYTQRAASFYFDPVYDARLGAPFPPGYAFGDGRLLSADQRLSAFGAVTLGVKLAKQIDKDWSVDLKLETYQQRGSWRLFGHGSPGLDPMRAHSIQLGVTRLW; encoded by the coding sequence ATGAACGAAACAAGGCAATCTCCTGCGGCGCCGGGCCGCGCCTCCACCATCCTGGCAGCGGCCATGCTGCTGCCGGGCGTGGGCGCCGTGCACGCGGAAACGGCGCCCGAGCGCGGCGCCATCAGCGTCAAATACCTGTACTACAAGGAGGACCAGCGGGGCCTGGACCGCATCGGCGTGCGGGCGCCCGCGGTCTCCGTGCTGGCGCCCATCGCGGGGGTATGGACCGTGGAAGCCGGCGTGACGGCTGACGATGTGTCGGGCGCCTCGCCGCGCTACCACACGGCGGTGTCGGGCGCTTCGCGCATGAGCGACGACCGCAAGGCAGGCGACGTAACCGTCACACGCTACTTCCCGCAAGGGACCCTGAGCGTGGGCGGGGCCTACTCCACCGAGCATGACTACGACTCGCGCGCCCTGTCTCTGCAGGGCACGGTATCGAGCGAGGACAAGAACACCACCTGGGCCCTGGGCATCGGCGGCGCGGACGACAGCATCAATCCCGTCAACCACATGGTGGTGGACGAGGGCAGGCAGACCGTGAACGTGCTGGCGGGCGTGACCCGGGTGCTGACCCCGCGCGATGTGGCCCAGCTGACGCTCACCTACGCCAGCGGCCATGGCTACTATTCGGACCCGTACAAGCTGGCCGACAACCGCCCGCGTGCGCGCGATCAGGCTGCAATGCTGGCGCGCTGGAACCACCAGTTCGAAAGCGGGGACACGGGACGCCTGAGCTACCGCTACTACCGCGACAGCTTCGGCGTGCGCGCCCACACCCTGGGCGCCGAGTATGTGCACGCGCTGGCCCACGGCTGGACCGTCACGCCTTCCATGCGCCTCTACACGCAGCGCGCCGCGTCGTTCTATTTCGATCCCGTGTACGACGCACGCCTGGGCGCGCCCTTCCCTCCCGGATATGCCTTCGGCGACGGCAGGCTGCTGTCAGCCGACCAGCGCCTGTCCGCCTTCGGCGCCGTGACGCTCGGCGTGAAGCTGGCAAAGCAGATCGACAAGGACTGGAGCGTGGACCTCAAGCTGGAGACCTACCAGCAGCGCGGCTCATGGCGCCTCTTCGGCCACGGCAGCCCTGGCCTCGACCCGATGCGCGCGCACAGCATCCAGCTGGGAGTGACGCGGCTGTGGTAA
- the dsbD gene encoding protein-disulfide reductase DsbD, translating to MMFRPVLNWLCLVLALTALAPAHADEFLAPEQAFVLRAELRDAGAVRLHWRIAPGYHLYRERLGFTANRQEAGLGQPNLPQGVRKFDENFNKEMETYHSDLALTLPLSPRGQPAPFVLTVAYQGCADAGLCYPPTTRAFTVDPSRPGILRTAAAPAAPSPEPEDDGSLAQRTLQSGSLWRIGGAFLVFGLLLSFTPCVLPMVPILSSIIVGEGQVTRRRGLLLAAAYSLGMALVYTALGVAAGLAGEGLAGALQKPWVLLTFGALLAALALSMFDVYQLQLPSALQSRLSESSGKLHGGRYAGVFAMGALSALIVGPCAAAPLAGALLYISQTGNAWTGGWALFSMAAGMSVPLLLTGLSAGALLPRAGGWMNGVKKVFGLLLLAVAVWMISPVLPVVVAMVLWGGLAILCAVFLRVGEPVPAGAAAGAYATKALGVLFLLGGLFELVGAASSGRDVLQPLAHLRGGTAAGADSTAAHAGPRFTRIRTVAELDGILASTTQPVLLDFYADWCVACKEMERLTFAEARVGEALGKVRLLQADVTANNADDRALMKRFQLYGPPGIILFDARGKEVPQARVIGFMPPEPFLRQLQRAASAG from the coding sequence ATGATGTTCAGGCCTGTCCTCAACTGGCTATGCCTTGTCCTTGCCCTGACCGCACTGGCCCCGGCGCATGCCGATGAATTCCTCGCCCCCGAGCAGGCCTTCGTGCTGCGCGCGGAACTGCGCGATGCAGGCGCCGTGCGCCTGCACTGGCGCATCGCGCCCGGCTACCATCTTTACCGCGAGCGGCTCGGCTTCACCGCCAACAGGCAGGAGGCCGGCCTGGGCCAGCCGAACCTGCCGCAAGGCGTGCGCAAGTTCGACGAGAACTTCAACAAGGAGATGGAGACCTACCACAGCGACCTGGCCCTCACCTTGCCGCTCTCCCCGCGCGGCCAGCCCGCGCCTTTCGTCCTCACGGTGGCCTACCAGGGCTGCGCCGATGCGGGCCTGTGCTACCCGCCAACGACGCGGGCCTTCACGGTCGATCCATCCAGGCCGGGCATACTGCGGACGGCGGCCGCCCCCGCCGCGCCCTCGCCGGAGCCGGAAGACGACGGCTCGCTCGCCCAGCGCACGCTGCAAAGCGGCAGCCTGTGGCGCATCGGCGGGGCCTTCCTCGTATTCGGCCTGCTCCTGTCCTTCACGCCCTGCGTGCTGCCGATGGTGCCTATCCTGTCCTCCATCATCGTTGGCGAAGGCCAGGTCACGCGCCGCCGCGGCCTCCTGCTTGCGGCGGCCTACAGCCTGGGTATGGCGCTGGTGTACACCGCCCTCGGCGTTGCCGCAGGGCTGGCAGGCGAAGGCCTGGCCGGGGCCCTGCAGAAACCCTGGGTGCTGCTGACCTTCGGCGCCCTGCTGGCGGCGCTGGCCCTGTCCATGTTCGACGTCTACCAGCTGCAGTTGCCGAGCGCACTGCAAAGCAGGCTGTCGGAATCGAGCGGGAAGCTGCACGGCGGGCGCTATGCGGGCGTGTTCGCCATGGGCGCCCTCTCGGCCCTGATCGTGGGGCCCTGCGCGGCCGCGCCGCTGGCTGGCGCCCTGCTCTACATCAGCCAGACAGGCAATGCCTGGACCGGGGGCTGGGCGCTGTTCTCGATGGCCGCAGGCATGAGCGTTCCCCTGCTGCTGACGGGCCTTTCCGCGGGCGCCCTGCTGCCCCGCGCGGGCGGCTGGATGAACGGCGTCAAGAAGGTCTTCGGCCTGCTGCTGCTCGCGGTGGCGGTTTGGATGATCTCACCCGTGCTGCCCGTGGTTGTGGCCATGGTGCTGTGGGGCGGCCTTGCCATCTTGTGCGCAGTGTTCCTGCGCGTGGGCGAGCCGGTTCCGGCAGGCGCCGCTGCGGGAGCGTATGCCACCAAGGCTTTGGGCGTACTGTTCCTGCTGGGCGGTCTGTTCGAACTGGTGGGCGCGGCCAGTTCCGGCCGCGACGTGCTGCAACCCCTGGCGCATCTGCGCGGCGGCACGGCGGCGGGCGCCGACAGCACGGCAGCCCATGCAGGCCCGCGCTTCACCCGCATCCGCACCGTGGCGGAGCTGGACGGCATCCTGGCCAGCACCACGCAGCCCGTGCTGCTCGACTTCTACGCCGACTGGTGCGTGGCATGCAAGGAAATGGAGCGCCTGACCTTTGCCGAAGCCAGGGTGGGCGAGGCGCTGGGCAAGGTGCGCCTGCTGCAGGCGGATGTCACGGCCAACAATGCCGACGACCGCGCGCTGATGAAGCGCTTCCAGCTGTACGGGCCTCCCGGCATCATTCTCTTCGACGCCCGGGGCAAGGAAGTGCCGCAGGCGCGCGTGATCGGCTTCATGCCTCCCGAACCCTTCCTGCGCCAATTGCAGCGCGCGGCAAGCGCCGGCTAG